One window of Dyadobacter sandarakinus genomic DNA carries:
- the thiH gene encoding 2-iminoacetate synthase ThiH: MSFKEIFEKYSWQEVRESILAKNTRDVEDALHAPQRSLEDFKALISPSAARYLEPMAQLSRRLTQQRFGKTMHMYIPLYLSNECTNICTYCGFSMNNKVRRRTLTEREIMQEVEVIKQMGYEHVLLVTGEANQTVHVDYFKMVLELIRPHFTQISMEVQPLDQQEYETLIPLGLHSVLVYQETYHKDEYRRHHPKGKKAHFHYRLDTPDRLGRAGIHKMGLGVLIGLEDWRTDSFFTALHLNYLEKTYWQSRYALSFPRLRPFSGGIEPKVNMSDRELVQLICAYRIFNAEVELSLSTRESEKFRNHCIQLGVTSMSAGSKTNPGGYIVAPESLEQFEISDERSPQAMAQMIRGGGYEVVWKDWDEGLMI, encoded by the coding sequence ATGAGCTTTAAAGAGATTTTTGAAAAATACAGCTGGCAGGAGGTCAGGGAAAGCATTCTTGCAAAAAATACCAGGGATGTGGAAGATGCCCTGCATGCACCCCAACGCAGTTTGGAGGACTTCAAAGCATTGATTTCTCCTTCCGCAGCCCGGTACCTTGAACCGATGGCACAGCTGAGCCGCAGGCTGACGCAGCAGCGTTTTGGCAAAACCATGCACATGTATATTCCGCTGTACCTGTCCAATGAATGCACCAACATTTGTACTTACTGCGGTTTCAGCATGAACAATAAGGTTCGCCGGCGGACACTTACGGAGCGCGAGATCATGCAGGAAGTGGAGGTAATCAAACAAATGGGTTACGAGCACGTGCTCCTGGTGACCGGCGAGGCGAACCAGACGGTGCATGTGGACTACTTTAAAATGGTACTCGAACTGATCCGCCCGCACTTCACACAGATTTCCATGGAGGTACAGCCGCTGGATCAGCAGGAGTACGAAACATTGATCCCGCTGGGCCTGCATTCCGTGCTGGTTTACCAGGAAACGTACCACAAGGATGAATACCGCAGACACCATCCGAAAGGGAAAAAAGCACATTTCCACTACCGGCTCGACACACCCGACCGGCTCGGCAGGGCCGGGATTCACAAAATGGGACTTGGCGTGCTGATCGGATTGGAGGATTGGCGAACGGATAGTTTCTTCACCGCGCTGCATTTAAATTATCTTGAAAAAACCTACTGGCAATCCCGGTACGCACTTTCATTCCCCCGATTACGCCCTTTTTCCGGTGGTATTGAGCCGAAGGTCAACATGTCGGACCGGGAGCTTGTACAGCTGATCTGTGCTTACCGGATTTTCAATGCGGAGGTGGAACTGTCTTTATCGACCCGCGAATCTGAAAAGTTCAGAAACCATTGCATCCAGCTTGGGGTAACCTCCATGAGCGCCGGTTCCAAAACCAACCCCGGCGGCTACATCGTAGCACCCGAATCCCTGGAACAATTCGAAATCTCCGACGAAAGAAGCCCCCAAGCCATGGCCCAAATGATCAGAGGGGGCGGATATGAGGTAGTTTGGAAGGATTGGGATGAAGGTTTGATGATTTAG